One genomic segment of Gemmatimonadota bacterium includes these proteins:
- a CDS encoding tetratricopeptide repeat protein produces MAASFYRTVLPLLAAAFLAHVPGCAASTLSVRFDVYRSPLLGLPGEEESIALLGFNGTDLALNNLTGFLFARALVSDSTLTAIEMRPVLRTLSRHPHEAGRIPDSLALIVGREINADITLVGDLERAYTEAYGEVKVFREEEAMEVGLGRTDIKIVNKSYIVPHIDQTAVMTATLKAYDVGSNELLGSFSVTETESYRTVLPDPVESPPEGAVSVEIVSPLLTEVIARRIVGRLMASIVREEIQVTRRLVPAGNRGGISAAREGNWSRAVAIWERLVEVDPNNAEAWNNLAIAYERSGRLTDAAAAYRSALSSRPVNRTIQVNSRAFGLPDAH; encoded by the coding sequence ATGGCCGCTTCATTCTACAGGACGGTCCTGCCGCTCCTTGCCGCGGCATTCCTGGCGCATGTCCCCGGATGCGCGGCTTCTACGCTCTCCGTCCGGTTCGATGTCTACCGATCGCCCCTGCTCGGCCTCCCCGGCGAAGAAGAATCGATCGCCCTGCTCGGTTTCAACGGCACCGACCTGGCCCTGAACAACCTGACCGGGTTCCTGTTCGCCCGCGCCCTCGTTTCGGATTCCACGCTGACGGCCATCGAAATGAGACCGGTACTCCGGACGCTGTCCCGCCACCCGCACGAGGCCGGCCGGATCCCCGATTCTCTCGCGTTGATCGTCGGAAGGGAAATAAACGCCGATATCACGCTCGTCGGCGATCTCGAAAGGGCTTACACGGAAGCGTACGGGGAGGTAAAGGTCTTTCGGGAGGAGGAAGCCATGGAGGTGGGACTCGGCCGAACCGATATCAAGATCGTAAACAAGTCCTATATCGTGCCGCATATAGATCAGACGGCGGTCATGACGGCTACGCTCAAGGCCTACGACGTCGGTTCGAACGAACTGCTCGGGAGCTTTTCCGTTACGGAAACCGAATCCTACCGCACGGTGCTGCCCGATCCCGTCGAGTCGCCGCCGGAGGGGGCCGTCTCCGTCGAGATCGTTTCGCCGCTGCTGACCGAGGTGATCGCCAGACGCATCGTGGGCCGCCTGATGGCCTCCATCGTCCGGGAGGAAATCCAGGTCACGCGACGGCTGGTCCCTGCCGGGAATCGTGGGGGGATTTCGGCGGCAAGGGAAGGAAACTGGTCCAGGGCCGTGGCGATCTGGGAACGCCTCGTGGAAGTGGACCCGAACAACGCGGAAGCGTGGAACAACCTGGCGATTGCCTACGAAAGGTCCGGCCGCCTGACCGATGCCGCGGCCGCCTACCGAAGCGCCCTCTCATCGAGGCCCGTAAACCGCACGATCCAGGTCAACAGCCGGGCATTCGGACTCCCCGATGCCCACTAG
- a CDS encoding ubiquinol-cytochrome c reductase iron-sulfur subunit: MSSSQKPPGPATPGEKSGKTPGKPRPDPVRRRRFLQRCLGALGGIGSLMAVYPLIRYIEPPPEAEGANRVEIDRASLPPGTSRTVIYRGRPTIVVNTSDGYIAYNAVCPHLGCVVKWQGGTQSLICPCHGGIFGTDGSVQGGPIPGPLTAVELSVTDDKIIVGV, encoded by the coding sequence ATGTCCTCGTCTCAGAAGCCGCCCGGGCCTGCCACACCCGGCGAGAAGTCCGGCAAGACCCCCGGGAAGCCGCGTCCCGACCCGGTCCGCCGTCGCCGATTCCTGCAGAGATGCCTCGGCGCGCTGGGCGGCATCGGCTCCCTGATGGCCGTCTATCCGCTCATCCGTTACATCGAACCACCCCCCGAAGCCGAAGGCGCCAACCGGGTTGAAATCGACCGCGCGTCCCTGCCTCCCGGCACGTCCAGGACGGTGATTTACCGGGGCCGGCCGACCATCGTGGTCAACACTTCCGACGGTTACATCGCCTACAACGCCGTTTGTCCCCACCTGGGTTGCGTCGTCAAGTGGCAGGGGGGAACGCAGAGCCTGATCTGCCCCTGTCACGGCGGCATATTCGGCACGGACGGCAGCGTCCAGGGCGGACCGATTCCCGGTCCCCTGACCGCGGTCGAACTGTCCGTCACCGACGACAAGATCATCGTCGGCGTGTAA
- a CDS encoding SDR family oxidoreductase, with protein sequence MNRLEGQVAWITGAGSGIGRGIALALAREGSDVILSSRRSEPLASVAEEVEAAGRRAVIAPMDVTDRDQIDTAISRAVDQLSTVSILVNNAGVNTPLRTATEMSVEDWDRVVDINLTGAFNCFRAVYEPMKARGEGTVINVASMAGRQVSLLGGAAYCASKHGMVSLTHSINLEAAEFGLRASAILPGEVKTPILKNRPQPVSEKRLSLMLTPEDIADTVVFVLCQPARVVIPEMWVMPAYQVSAQPLP encoded by the coding sequence ATGAACAGACTCGAGGGACAGGTGGCCTGGATCACCGGCGCGGGTTCCGGCATCGGACGCGGCATCGCGCTGGCCCTGGCCCGGGAAGGCTCGGACGTGATCCTTTCCAGCCGGCGGAGCGAGCCCCTTGCGTCCGTCGCCGAAGAGGTGGAGGCCGCGGGGCGGCGTGCGGTCATCGCCCCCATGGACGTGACTGACCGGGATCAGATCGACACGGCGATATCCCGGGCGGTTGATCAGCTAAGCACCGTGTCGATCCTGGTGAACAACGCGGGCGTCAATACGCCCCTGCGCACGGCAACCGAAATGTCGGTGGAAGACTGGGACCGCGTGGTCGACATCAATCTCACGGGCGCGTTCAACTGTTTCCGCGCGGTCTACGAACCCATGAAGGCACGGGGTGAAGGCACCGTCATCAATGTCGCGTCCATGGCCGGACGCCAGGTGTCCCTCCTCGGCGGGGCCGCCTACTGCGCGTCCAAGCACGGCATGGTGTCGCTGACCCATTCGATCAACCTGGAAGCCGCCGAATTCGGGCTTCGCGCCAGCGCCATCCTGCCCGGCGAGGTGAAAACGCCCATTCTCAAGAACCGGCCCCAACCCGTGTCGGAGAAGCGCCTGTCCCTGATGCTCACCCCCGAAGACATCGCGGACACCGTCGTTTTCGTGCTGTGCCAGCCTGCCCGCGTGGTCATACCCGAAATGTGGGTCATGCCCGCCTACCAGGTATCGGCCCAACCGCTTCCCTGA
- a CDS encoding Gfo/Idh/MocA family oxidoreductase encodes MNEKTTAGVIGLGLGRAHLAGYLADERVEVVGLADLDVGLAERTASEHGVPHAFSAYRDLLALGPDLVSVCLPNFLHAPVTIDGLDAGVHVLCEKPMALNAAQARDMAAAARRNGRYLMIALNNRFRTETQILRKLVEEDVLGEIYYAKTGWLRRSGIPGAGTWFTRKAQAGGGPLIDLGVHMIDLTRWLMGNPRPVSVVGATYARLSDSVEGVFDVEDLAAAFIRFEGDATLVAETSWASHVPSEGSYVKLMGTRGGAEITGNDLTVYTDLHGEQVDITPAYAPREWSDCIAAEIAHFVDCIRTRRTPMSTGEQGVEIMQILDGIYESAAGNRMVRID; translated from the coding sequence ATGAACGAGAAAACGACCGCCGGCGTGATCGGACTGGGGCTGGGACGGGCCCATCTCGCCGGTTATCTCGCGGACGAACGGGTGGAAGTCGTCGGACTGGCCGACCTGGACGTTGGGCTGGCCGAGCGGACCGCGTCGGAACACGGCGTGCCCCACGCGTTTTCCGCCTACCGGGACCTGCTCGCCCTGGGCCCCGACCTCGTCAGCGTCTGCCTTCCGAATTTCCTGCACGCGCCCGTGACTATCGACGGCCTGGACGCCGGCGTCCACGTGTTGTGTGAGAAGCCCATGGCGCTGAACGCGGCCCAGGCGCGCGACATGGCCGCCGCCGCCCGGCGCAACGGCCGCTACCTCATGATCGCCCTGAACAACCGGTTCCGCACCGAGACGCAGATCCTGAGGAAGCTGGTCGAGGAGGACGTGCTGGGCGAGATCTACTACGCGAAGACCGGGTGGTTGAGGCGAAGCGGCATTCCGGGCGCCGGGACCTGGTTTACGCGCAAGGCCCAGGCCGGCGGTGGACCCTTGATCGACCTGGGCGTTCACATGATCGATCTGACGCGCTGGCTGATGGGCAATCCGCGGCCCGTGTCCGTGGTGGGCGCCACCTACGCCCGGCTGAGCGATTCGGTGGAAGGCGTCTTCGACGTGGAAGACCTCGCCGCGGCCTTCATCCGGTTCGAGGGCGATGCCACGCTCGTAGCGGAGACGAGCTGGGCCTCCCACGTGCCTTCGGAAGGCTCCTACGTCAAGCTCATGGGCACCCGGGGCGGCGCTGAGATCACGGGCAACGACTTGACCGTCTATACCGACCTGCACGGCGAACAGGTGGATATCACGCCCGCCTACGCGCCGCGGGAATGGTCGGACTGCATCGCGGCCGAGATCGCCCATTTCGTGGACTGCATCCGGACCCGCCGCACGCCCATGTCCACGGGCGAGCAGGGCGTCGAGATCATGCAGATCCTGGATGGGATCTACGAATCGGCCGCGGGCAACCGGATGGTCCGGATCGACTAG
- a CDS encoding sigma-54-dependent Fis family transcriptional regulator has product MNSPTESVILLVEGSSRNRDEKHYGLTQLDHRVIAVENSDQALNVLAAESPNVIISDLNAPGIEGLRLMGVALGRNPEVGVILMTDPGSMGLAVAAMKEGAYDVLEKPVYVEKLAAEIEKILDRQRIVQENQELLHQLDTRYGFENIVGRSASMQRIREQILQIADTQSTVLIFGESGTGKELVAHALHRASSRRNRSFVPVFCNALSEGVIESELFGHEKGAFTNAVKTYRGRFELADGGTLFLDEVGELAPSTQVKLLRVLQERKFQRVGSGNWLKTDTRVIAATNRDLEAEIESGRFREDLYYRLRVVTLSLPPLRERKEDLPLLIDHCIRRFGERENKPIERIDPQALELLSTYHWPGNVRQLENCIEGMIVMGTGKTLTVADVPEFIRHTQPESTAVPLNEVPDRPDDLSPDFIRYLAGKIAEQRHVPVRPVTDRALAVLAAVDWSADGASLRRCLETMILLADGDGLDVEDIPAEFLPERSGQSAAEGEDEDGVDIRVGMTMKEGERRLIAATLAACGRNKARTARVLRIGQRTLFRKIKAYHLE; this is encoded by the coding sequence ATGAACAGTCCGACAGAATCGGTCATCCTGCTGGTTGAAGGTTCCTCCCGTAACCGGGACGAGAAACACTACGGCCTGACCCAGCTGGATCACCGCGTAATCGCCGTGGAGAACAGCGACCAGGCGCTCAACGTCCTGGCGGCGGAATCCCCGAACGTCATCATCTCGGACCTGAACGCCCCCGGAATCGAAGGACTGCGCCTGATGGGCGTCGCCTTGGGCAGGAATCCCGAGGTGGGCGTTATCCTGATGACGGACCCCGGATCTATGGGCCTGGCCGTGGCCGCCATGAAGGAGGGGGCGTACGACGTACTCGAAAAACCCGTGTACGTGGAGAAGCTCGCGGCGGAAATCGAGAAGATCCTGGACCGCCAGCGCATCGTGCAGGAAAATCAGGAGTTGTTACACCAGCTCGACACCCGGTACGGATTCGAGAACATCGTGGGGCGGTCCGCGTCCATGCAGCGTATACGGGAGCAGATCCTCCAGATCGCCGATACCCAGTCCACGGTACTCATCTTCGGCGAGAGCGGCACGGGCAAGGAACTGGTGGCCCACGCCCTCCACCGCGCGAGTTCCCGGAGGAACAGGTCCTTCGTGCCCGTCTTCTGCAACGCCCTGTCGGAAGGGGTGATCGAGAGCGAACTGTTCGGCCACGAGAAAGGCGCTTTCACGAACGCGGTCAAGACCTACAGGGGCCGGTTCGAACTGGCCGACGGAGGCACACTCTTCCTCGACGAGGTGGGTGAACTCGCGCCTTCCACCCAGGTGAAGCTGCTGCGCGTCCTCCAGGAACGCAAGTTCCAGCGGGTGGGCAGCGGAAACTGGCTAAAGACGGACACCCGGGTCATCGCGGCGACGAACCGCGACCTCGAAGCCGAGATAGAAAGCGGACGCTTCCGGGAAGACCTCTATTACCGGCTGCGCGTGGTGACCCTTTCCCTGCCGCCCCTGCGGGAACGGAAAGAGGATCTCCCGCTGCTGATCGACCACTGCATCCGCCGGTTCGGCGAACGGGAGAATAAGCCGATCGAGCGTATCGACCCGCAGGCCCTGGAACTGCTGTCCACCTACCACTGGCCCGGGAACGTGCGTCAACTGGAGAACTGCATTGAGGGCATGATCGTCATGGGTACGGGAAAGACCCTGACCGTGGCGGACGTCCCGGAATTCATACGGCATACCCAGCCGGAATCGACGGCGGTCCCGCTGAACGAAGTACCGGACCGGCCGGACGACCTGTCGCCGGACTTCATCCGCTACCTGGCCGGGAAAATCGCCGAACAGCGCCACGTGCCCGTCCGGCCTGTCACCGACCGGGCCCTGGCCGTACTGGCCGCCGTCGACTGGTCGGCGGACGGCGCGTCGCTGAGACGGTGCCTGGAAACCATGATATTGCTCGCCGACGGGGACGGGCTGGACGTGGAGGATATCCCGGCGGAATTCCTGCCCGAACGGTCCGGCCAATCCGCCGCGGAAGGCGAGGACGAAGACGGTGTGGACATCCGGGTAGGCATGACGATGAAGGAAGGCGAACGGAGACTGATCGCCGCGACCCTGGCCGCCTGCGGACGGAACAAGGCGCGGACCGCCCGGGTCCTGCGAATCGGACAGCGCACCCTCTTTCGGAAAATAAAGGCCTATCACCTGGAGTAG
- a CDS encoding acetamidase, whose protein sequence is MMVHHFEPARYHTTMGSHEPVLRVKDGDTVVTSTVDARGKDRSDKPVTPPGNPQTGPFHVEGAEPGDTLAVHLDRLTPNRPFGWTRPLVAPNVLDPDYVRETAGEIESRDDLCRWEIDLERRTVTLVDPDDTRLGRMSLPLAPMTGCFGVAPDKGQAISTATSASHGGNMDYRGFVEGVTAYFPVFAPGALFHIGDGHAVQGDGEIVGTGVEISFDVQFTFRVLKGKQSAWPRGENAEYLFTAGNARPLDQCVQHATTEMLRWLQADYGLDPRAAHTLLGQCVEYDMGNVFDPAYTMVCKVRKDLLRGLDIDTRSVHDELDEA, encoded by the coding sequence ATCATGGTCCACCACTTCGAGCCCGCCCGCTACCATACCACCATGGGTTCCCATGAACCCGTCCTGCGCGTGAAGGACGGGGATACCGTTGTCACGTCGACGGTCGACGCCCGGGGGAAGGACCGCTCCGACAAGCCCGTGACGCCTCCGGGCAATCCACAGACGGGCCCCTTTCACGTCGAAGGCGCCGAACCGGGCGACACACTCGCCGTGCACCTGGACCGGCTGACGCCCAACCGCCCCTTCGGCTGGACCCGTCCGCTCGTAGCGCCCAATGTGCTCGATCCCGATTACGTGCGGGAGACCGCAGGGGAGATCGAAAGCCGGGACGACCTCTGCCGCTGGGAAATCGACCTGGAGCGGCGAACGGTCACGCTGGTCGACCCGGACGACACCCGGCTCGGACGGATGTCCCTGCCCCTGGCGCCCATGACGGGATGTTTCGGCGTGGCGCCGGACAAGGGACAGGCGATCTCGACGGCCACGTCCGCCAGCCACGGGGGAAACATGGACTACCGGGGATTTGTGGAAGGCGTCACCGCGTACTTTCCCGTGTTCGCGCCCGGCGCCCTGTTCCACATCGGCGACGGCCACGCGGTGCAGGGCGACGGAGAGATCGTCGGCACGGGCGTCGAGATCTCCTTCGACGTGCAGTTCACCTTCAGGGTGCTCAAGGGAAAGCAAAGCGCCTGGCCCCGTGGCGAGAACGCGGAATACCTTTTCACGGCGGGCAACGCCCGGCCACTCGACCAGTGCGTCCAGCACGCGACCACCGAAATGCTGCGCTGGCTGCAGGCCGACTACGGTCTCGATCCCAGGGCGGCGCACACGCTGCTCGGCCAGTGCGTCGAGTACGACATGGGGAATGTGTTCGATCCCGCCTATACCATGGTGTGCAAGGTCAGGAAAGACCTGCTTCGCGGCCTGGACATCGACACCCGGTCGGTACACGACGAACTCGACGAAGCCTGA
- a CDS encoding cytochrome bc complex cytochrome b subunit, whose amino-acid sequence MIRRLSNEVYNWLDDRTEISVIIDFCRRQLTKPVPRHLNWLFSFGTVTLMFFLSQAVSGVFLMIYYEASADTAYESVKYIMEQVRFGWLMRQVHTYGANFMIAFLLLHSVRVFFYGGYKKPRELTWLFGFGLLVVTLGFGFTGYLLPWDQLSYWGTTVGTEIAAATPLIGEYLLILMRGGEIISDVTLTRFFVLHVVLLPWAFIALVTVHLVLIRYKGISPLEGTDVPEKTPEELTKAGGKPFYPQHVMKEAIVVLLVLASMIFMIIYYPLPLHEKADPFNTPVGVKPEWYFLSSYQALKYLPKTIGIIGSGLVVLAILLLPFWDRTPARTPARRPLATSLGILFIVLNIALALLGKISETEMTFMGTRYHFDIYGWPHAIGTVEEPAVLPDTGGEGTE is encoded by the coding sequence ATGATCAGACGCCTGTCCAACGAGGTGTACAACTGGCTCGATGATCGTACGGAAATCTCGGTCATCATCGATTTCTGCCGCCGCCAGCTGACCAAGCCCGTGCCCCGCCATCTCAACTGGCTGTTCTCCTTCGGAACGGTCACCCTGATGTTCTTCCTTTCCCAGGCCGTCTCGGGCGTCTTCCTGATGATCTACTACGAAGCGTCGGCCGATACGGCCTACGAGAGCGTGAAGTACATCATGGAGCAGGTGCGCTTCGGCTGGCTCATGCGCCAGGTGCATACCTACGGCGCCAATTTCATGATCGCCTTCCTGCTGCTGCACTCGGTCCGCGTGTTCTTCTACGGCGGTTACAAGAAACCCCGGGAGCTTACCTGGCTCTTCGGGTTCGGCCTGCTGGTCGTGACCCTGGGCTTCGGCTTTACGGGCTATCTCCTGCCCTGGGACCAGCTTTCCTACTGGGGCACGACGGTGGGTACGGAGATCGCCGCCGCGACTCCGCTCATCGGGGAGTATCTGCTGATTCTCATGCGGGGCGGCGAAATCATCTCCGACGTGACCCTCACCCGCTTCTTCGTACTGCACGTGGTGCTGCTGCCGTGGGCCTTCATCGCCCTGGTGACCGTGCACCTGGTCCTCATACGCTACAAGGGCATCTCGCCGCTCGAAGGAACGGACGTGCCGGAGAAGACGCCGGAAGAACTGACGAAAGCCGGCGGCAAGCCTTTCTACCCCCAGCACGTGATGAAAGAAGCCATCGTGGTCCTGCTGGTCCTGGCGTCAATGATCTTCATGATTATCTATTACCCACTGCCGCTCCACGAAAAGGCCGATCCCTTCAACACGCCGGTGGGCGTCAAGCCGGAATGGTATTTCCTTTCCTCCTACCAGGCGCTGAAATACCTCCCGAAAACCATCGGCATCATCGGGTCCGGCCTGGTGGTCCTGGCCATTTTGCTGCTGCCCTTCTGGGACCGTACGCCGGCCCGCACGCCCGCGCGGCGACCCCTCGCGACGTCCCTCGGCATCCTGTTCATCGTGCTGAACATCGCCCTCGCCCTGCTCGGCAAGATCTCGGAAACGGAGATGACCTTCATGGGCACGAGGTATCACTTCGACATCTACGGCTGGCCCCACGCCATCGGGACGGTCGAGGAACCGGCTGTTTTGCCGGACACGGGCGGCGAGGGAACTGAATGA
- a CDS encoding branched-chain amino acid transaminase, whose translation MAKKTKMWGEDHSKYIWLDGEQVPWDQGTVHVTQGHIFAHAIFEGIRAYWNDDQEKLFVFRFREHLDRLYRSIKLMRMETPYTLEDVWNGSLELCRVHGYREDVYIFPTVYFSPDVYLNKMAGPAHVYVHTFAYGSNLRRKDGARCSVSSWTRISDNTLPARIKCWANYRNSAIAWTDATLKGFDETIMLNNRGKVCEAPGACLMMIQDGVLITPPVTADILVSVTRDTILRIGRDVLEMPVVEREIDRTELYTADEVFLCGTGAEVTPVASIDNYDIGDGSIGPCTQQFREAYNGLIRGIDERFPEWRTDVPLQSA comes from the coding sequence ATGGCCAAGAAGACGAAAATGTGGGGCGAGGATCATTCAAAGTACATCTGGCTGGACGGGGAACAGGTCCCCTGGGACCAGGGTACGGTACACGTAACGCAGGGACATATATTCGCCCACGCCATTTTCGAGGGGATCCGGGCCTACTGGAACGACGACCAGGAAAAACTCTTCGTCTTCCGATTCAGGGAACACCTGGATCGCCTGTACCGGTCGATCAAGCTGATGCGCATGGAAACGCCTTACACGCTGGAGGACGTGTGGAACGGCTCCCTCGAACTGTGCCGGGTCCACGGGTACCGGGAGGACGTCTACATATTCCCGACCGTGTATTTCTCGCCGGACGTGTATCTCAACAAGATGGCGGGTCCGGCCCACGTCTACGTCCACACCTTTGCCTACGGCTCCAACCTGCGCAGAAAGGACGGCGCCCGGTGCTCGGTCAGCTCCTGGACGCGCATTTCGGACAACACGCTCCCGGCCCGCATCAAGTGCTGGGCCAACTACCGCAACAGCGCCATCGCGTGGACGGACGCCACGCTGAAGGGCTTCGACGAAACGATCATGCTGAACAACCGCGGCAAGGTCTGTGAGGCGCCCGGCGCCTGCCTGATGATGATCCAGGACGGCGTCCTCATCACGCCGCCGGTGACGGCCGATATCCTGGTGAGTGTCACCCGGGATACCATATTGAGGATCGGGCGAGACGTCCTTGAGATGCCGGTTGTGGAGCGGGAGATCGACCGCACGGAACTGTACACGGCCGACGAGGTTTTCCTGTGCGGGACGGGCGCGGAAGTCACGCCGGTCGCTTCGATCGACAATTACGACATCGGGGACGGATCCATTGGTCCGTGCACGCAGCAGTTCCGCGAGGCCTACAACGGTCTCATCCGGGGGATCGACGAACGCTTCCCCGAGTGGCGCACCGACGTGCCGCTGCAATCTGCGTAG